In the genome of Lacerta agilis isolate rLacAgi1 chromosome 2, rLacAgi1.pri, whole genome shotgun sequence, one region contains:
- the LOC117043009 gene encoding keratin, type II cytoskeletal 5-like, translating to MSRQLNARALNGGRGFSAGSAIVFGGGRINASSPSRRSTGAASGIGGVYSRSLYNLGGTKRISQSVVPGGAHRGGGFGSNVGVSFGGFPGGGWANGNFGNGRNGPGFLSHPPGSIPEVIINQSLLAPLNLEIDPEIQKVRREEREQIKNLNDKFASFIDKVRFLEQQNKVLETKWNLLQQQPISHAKSNVDSLFEAYTNSLRKHLDSLKGERGRLGSELKNMQDLVEDFKHRYEEEINKRTTAENEFVLLKKDVDAAYMNKVELETRVASLTDELNFLRSLYEVELSQMQGQLSDTSIILSMDNNRDLDLDSIIAEVKAQYEDMANRSRAEADAMYQSKFQELQLTAGKHDDALKNSKMEISELNRLIHRLRSETESVRKQCVHLQSSIAEAEERGEIALKDAREKLLELENAMQKAKEELARLLRDYQELLNIKLALDIEIATYRTLLEGEEWRMSGEYGSAVTYLSAEKPLVRLR from the exons ATGAGTCGGCAGCTGAATGCCAGAGCTTTGAATGGAGGGAGGGGGTTTAGCGCTGGTTCTGCAATTGTTTTCGGAGGGGGCAGGATCAACGCCTCCTCCCCCAGCCGAAGAAGCACCGGAGCAGCAAGTGGAATTGGCGGCGTTTACAGTAGGAGCCTTTACAATCTGGGGGGTACCAAGCGCATTTCCCAGAGTGTGGTTCCTGGAGGTGCACATCGTGGCGGTGGATTTGGTAGCAATGTTGGTGTTAGTTTTGGTGGATTTCCTGGTGGTGGATGGGCCAACGGCAACTTTGGCAATGGCAGAAACGGCCCTGGGTTTCTTTCTCATCCGCCGGGTAGCATCCCAGAAGTCATCATTAACCAGAGCCTCCTGGCGCCACTTAACCTGGAAATTGATCCTGAGATCCAGAAAGTGCGCAGAGAAGAAAGAGAGCAGATCAAGAACCTCAATGACAAATTTGCTTCCTTTATAGACAAG GTTCGATTCCTTGAGCAGCAGAACAAAGTCCTAGAGACCAAATGGAACCTCCTGCAGCAGCAACCCATCTCCCATGCGAAGAGCAATGTGGATTCCCTCTTTGAGGCCTACACCAACAGCCTGAGGAAACATCTAGACTCTCTGAAGGGCGAAAGAGGGAGGCTGGGTTCAGAACTGAAGAACATGCAGGATCTAGTGGAAGACTTTAAGCACAG GTATGAGGAAGAAATCAACAAGCGCACCACTGCTGAGAATGAATTTGTACTGCTAAAAAAG GATGTGGATGCTGCCTACATGAACAAGGTGGAGCTGGAGACCAGGGTGGCTTCTCTGACAGATGAACTCAACTTCTTGAGATCCCTGTATGAAGTG GAGCTGTCACAGATGCAAGGACAGCTAAGTGACACCAGCATCATCCTCTCAATGGACAACAACCGTGACCTGGACTTGGACAGCATCATTGCAGAAGTCAAAGCTCAGTATGAAGATATGGCCAACAGGAGCCGAGCAGAAGCAGATGCCATGTACCAAAGCAAG TTTCAGGAACTTCAGCTCACAGCTGGGAAACATGACGATGCCTTGAAAAATTCCAAGATGGAGATTTCTGAGTTGAATCGACTCATCCACAGACTAAGATCAGAAACGGAAAGCGTGAGGAAACAA TGTGTCCATCTTCAGTCATCTATTGCTGAAGCTGAAGAACGTGGAGAGATAGCCCTcaaggatgcaagggagaaactgtTGGAACTGGAGAATGCCATGCAGAAGGCTAAGGAGGAGTTGGCCCGCCTTTTGCGTGATTATCAGGAACTTTTGAATATTAAGCTAGCCCTGGATATTGAGATTGCCACCTACAGGACCCTCCTGGAAGGAGAAGAATGGAG GATGTCTGGAGAATACGGCAGTGCTGTAACATAT CTCAGTGCGGAGAAGCCTCTAGTTAGGCTTCGCTAA
- the LOC117040577 gene encoding keratin, type II cytoskeletal 1-like, which yields MSVKSCQVSRRGYSSTSVIGGGGGGGSRIGYASSSRGYGGGIRGQYGSRSLHNYGSRGTRISYGRGYGGGMGGGYGGGICGGGIGGGYGGGGMGGGYGGGGMGGGYGGGGMGGGYGGGGMGGGPFGGGMGGGPFGGGMGGGYGGGGMGGGPFGGGIGPGVSGGGIGSVQIDPSLLRPVRVDIDPQIQQVKNQEKEQIKSLNNQFATFIDKVRFLEQQNKVLQTKWQILQQQTQGRGPHQNLDAEFQQFINGLRNQIERIRMQKSQLASELQNMQHLVEDYKNKYEEEISRRTSAENEFVVLKKDVDSAYMTKVDLEAKVGALAEQIQFLRRIFEQELSQVQTGGHDTSVVVSMDNSSHFNLEGIIDEVRSQYEEIARSSRAEAESWYHSQYEALQNTAGRHGDSLTNTRHEIQELTRNIQRLRGEIDRVKKQCAQLQSAIAEAEERGELALRDARQKLEELECALTKDKEELARLLKEYQDLLNIKLALDIEIAMYRKLLEGEESRLSGQGSQVHVSVRSSQYGGGMGGIGGGMGGGMGGIGGGGMSGGGIGVGSMGGGISGGSIVGGGYGGGSGGYGGGYGGGSGGYGGGSGGYGGGSGGYGGGIIGGGGSGGSCIGGGGYSQGSGSGSSTIIRRTTTSSSSIKGGGRH from the exons ATGTCTGTCAAATCCTGCCAAGTGAGCCGCAGAGGCTACAGCTCAACTTCTGTTATCGgcggtggtggaggtggaggaagtAGAATTGGCTATGCTTCATCAAGCAGGGGATATGGTGGTGGCATAAGAGGCCAATATGGCAGCAGGAGCCTCCATAACTATGGCAGTAGAGGAACAAGAATTTCCTACGGACGAGGCTATGGCGGTGGAATGGGTGGCGGCTATGGTGGTGGGATCTGTGGTGGAGGAATAGGTGGTGGTTATGGTGGCGGAGGAATGGGCGGTGGTTATGGTGGCGGAGGAATGGGCGGTGGTTATGGTGGTGGAGGAATGGGCGGTGGTTATGGTGGCGGAGGAATGGGAGGTGGTCCTTTTGGTGGAGGAATGGGTGGTGGTCCTTTTGGTGGAGGAATGGGCGGTGGTTATGGTGGCGGAGGAATGGGCGGTGGTCCTTTCGGTGGGGGAATTGGCCCTGGTGTTAGTGGTGGAGGCATTGGCAGTGTTCAAATAGACCCAAGTCTTCTGAGACCAGTTCGTGTAGATATTGACCCCCAGATCCAGCAAGTGAAAAATCAGGAGAAAGAGCAAATCAAGAGTCTCAACAATCAATTTGCTACCTTCATTGACAAG GTCCGGTTCCTAGAGCAACAAAACAAGGTTCTGCAAACCAAATGGCAGATCTTACAGCAGCAAACCCAGGGCCGAGGCCCACACCAGAACCTGGATGCTGAGTTCCAGCAATTCATCAATGGCCTGAGAAACCAAATTGAACGAATCCGTATGCAGAAGTCACAGTTGGCATCAGAACTTCAGAACATGCAGCACCTTGTAGAAGACTACAAGAACAA GTATGAAGAAGAGATCAGCAGGCGCACATCTGCTGAGAATGAATTTGTGGTGCTGAAAAAG GATGTGGATTCTGCCTACATGACCAAGGTTGACTTGGAAGCCAAAGTGGGTGCGCTAGCTGAGCAGATACAATTCCTTAGACGTATCTTTGAACAG GAACTGTCTCAGGTCCAGACAGGTGGTCATGACACCTCTGTGGTGGTGAGTATGGATAACAGCAGCCACTTCAACTTGGAAGGCATCATTGATGAAGTACGAAGCCAATATGAAGAGATTGCCCGGAGCAGCCGAGCTGAGGCCGAAAGTTGGTACCATAGCCAG TACGAAGCTCTGCAAAACACAGCTGGAAGACATGGGGACAGCCTGACTAACACCAGACATGAGATTCAAGAGCTGACCAGGAACATTCAGAGACTGCGTGGGGAGATTGACCGTGTCAAGAAGCAG TGTGCTCAACTGCAGTCAGCCATTGCCGAAGCTGAGGAGCGTGGCGAGTTGGCCCTCCGGGATGCTAGGCAGAAACTGGAAGAATTGGAATGTGCCCTGACAAAGGACAAGGAAGAGTTGGCTCGCCTATTGAAAGAGTACCAAGACCTGCTGAACATCAAGCTTGCTCTGGACATTGAGATTGCCATGTACAGGAAACTGCTGGAAGGAGAAGAGAGCAG GCTGAGTGGTCAAGGATCCCAAGTCCACGTCT ctgtgagGAGTTCCCAATATGGCGGCGGCATGGGAGGAATTGGCGGCGGCATGGGCGGCGGCATGGGCGGAATTGGCGGCGGCGGCATGAGCGGCGGCGGCATTGGCGTTGGTAGCATGGGAGGTGGCATTAGCGGTGGCAGCATTGTAGGAGGTGGCTATGGCGGTGGAAGCGGAGGTTATGGCGGAGGTTATGGCGGTGGAAGCGGAGGCTATGGCGGTGGAAGTGGAGGTTATGGCGGTGGAAGCGGAGGTTACGGAGGTGGAATcataggaggaggaggctctGGAGGCTCCTGCATAGGCGGTGGTGGATACTCTCAGGGTTCAGGTTCCGGCTCTAGCACGATCATTAGGAGAACCACCACAAGCAGCTCATCCATCAAAGGCGGAGGAAGGCATTAA